Genomic window (Erythrolamprus reginae isolate rEryReg1 chromosome 3, rEryReg1.hap1, whole genome shotgun sequence):
gtgatcgcAATATAGACACTTAGCAACTATGCCATGCGTCATCAGTGCACCTCCTTGTTCCCTTTTCTATCCAGCAGAAGCCTGTTTGTGAGCCACCTGGGACTTGCAACTTCCTACcgacttccccactgactttggttGCTGGAAGCCAGGAGGAAGTTGTGAAAAGGGGCTTAGTTAATGACAATAAGGATCGAAAGGATTACATCACTAAGCAAATGGTCACATTTTAGGACCGCATCACTTAGCAATGAGAATTCTGATCCTTACTGCTGTAGTAACTTGTGGACTACCTgtaaaatatactgctaaaaaaaaataaaaataaagggaacactcaaatattacatcctagatctgaatgaatgaaatattctcatcgaatatttcatttgcacaactattacatttgcacaacagcatgtgaaattgattgtcaatctgtgttgcttcccAAATGGACAGtttaagtttgatttcacataagtttgatttacttggagttatattctgttttttaagtattcccttttattttttttgagcagtgtatatcaaaaACATGAGGATTGCCTATATATTACAAACAATAGAGGTAGACCACAACCTATGACCATATAATGATAGTTTAAAGCTACAATTGCTTCAGAAAAAGTGGCATAACGATTGAGGTTACACTTGGGAAATTGGCAACTGCTcacatttataatggttgcagtatcTTGCAGTCACTTCTGAgcaggcttctgacaagcaaagtaattGGGGAACCTGGATTTGCTTAATAAATGGGTGTGTGGCTCACATAATGATCCCATGATTACCGGTAGTCTAACTTACACAGTAAAATTGGTAGTATAATTAGGCTTGGTCATGATGACTTAGTGAATGAccacttagcaaccaaaattcctGTCTCAATTATGTTAATCAGTCAGAGATTTCCTGTGCTActtttctctatttttaaaaattgcatctgttattagatttatttttgttGCTGTTTGTAGTGTGATCCATATTAGAACTTTGAATTTTGTATTAAAATAGCACTACCTTGTGTATTTTAAAAGACAGGCAATtagcaaatttaataaaaatggataGAGTTAATTTAATACTTTCAACCATAATTAAGACATTCAATTCCAATTTTAAATTCACTTTACAACTTAGGATGAACTATGGGAGGTACTTTTTTTTAACAGGCACTCTTTGGATCATAGCACTTTTTATATAGGCATATAGTATGTAAAATGCATGTGCAATAATAGTATCTACTTatgccttttctttttaaaacagtcTATATTCCTAAATCCACTTACTGgaaaaaatattcatttattttcatcttTAGTTAAAagtattgctatttttttttcatcctaGACTTCTATTCAAACAGAAAAAATGTCTTTAAAGTATTCTTAAGTAAACATTTGTAGATAcacatatttccatttttttattcttaaaagGAAGGATGGGTAGGTGACAAAACATGCATCATGACACAAAAACTGACTTACATACTTGCATCAGATGACAGGACACAAGTACGTAAGGGTGGATTgtgcatcatgacatcaccacatGCATGTAATTTTGATGTGATCTTGGTTTGTTCAGATGCCTGTGATAATGGCTATAGAAAGATGGCaacatttagtttaatttaactgGTTCTCATATAACACATAAGCTACAACTGTTTGAAGTGAGTCATGCACTACCTTTTCTCTGATAGCAAAACCCCCACCATACCAAATTCATAAAAGTATAATTGAAGTTTCAAAAGGGAGTTGTCTTATAGCAAGAAtgagaaaactttaaaaaaaattacattatttGCATCATGGTAATAAATGCACCAGAATTTGGATTCTAGCCATAGCCTTTATCGTTCATTAAATATTACCAGAAATCAAACAGAAACTGACTCCTATAACACGTATTCCTAACAGGATATAAGTAAGAGAATTCCTTTTAGAAAAGTTAATATCAAACAGAGTGTAGCCTTTATAATCATTTCTCCAAACTTAACAGAATGAAGTACTcttaatcagtgttccctctaatttttttgagggggtgggcggaaaagtatagtgtctgagcggcaggcccttcgggactggacggcacagaaaaaataaataaataaacaaacaaacaaacaaataaataaaaaacccaccctgttttgcctcagagaatttcaaaataaaatactgtactgtgtgtctataacagtgagctcataatagggcaactctatcaatatcaaaatgccacttaaataattgagctagtttcaaactagattttgattttctttctctcttccttactcccattctttttctttctcttttccttcctctcttttttctatctgtttctctctcttcctctcttcctctctctctccttccctctcactctttccctctcggcttctgggcaggtttggaaaactctgagttgatgatgatttttaagtgagcgattgctcacttgctcagcttagagggaactatgctcttaATTATAGTTGGATGCATATCTGaatttctcttttagattttttaaagacTTACCAAGCTGAATATTTCTAATCCATActgattgttttgtttctttcaatattttttcaaaatataCTCCAGCAAATCCACTAGAAAAGCAGGCTATAAGTACTGCTACCAAACCTACAAACTGTGATCCTGCTGAAAGTTCTTTAGCTGTTGTTGTCTGCAAATCTGATGGCCACTAAAAGAAATAaagtaatatattaaaatatatttaacttACCAAATAAAATTAACAAGAAAGAAGTGGGGGGTGGGGCAAAATGCAGCAACACACTGGTAACATTTCATACAATGGTCTCCTTTAAGACAGTTCACATACAAATTTCACAGATTCAGTCAAATCAGATCCATCAGTTGATGGCTATTAAATCAAGCCTTAATCAATGCAACCGACTAGTCGCCACATACTGGAAAAAAAGCTACTGACAAAACAAATCCATTGAATTTTGAATATAAACCAAACTGAAACAATTACTTTTCTTAGGTCAATTCTAAATAATATGCAATAGAATTTTTACAAGAACCAATCTGTTTTCTAATCTTAGGTTACAACAAAATTTATGTCATTCACACTTACTAAACAAACATTTTATTACTAGATCTAAGATAATACTAAATATACAGGAGGTACATTCTCTTCGCACTTCAAGTATAGGTGGTAGAACATTAATGAACAAACTTAACTTGTAAAGTCCTACAGCTTGGGAGTAAAAAAATTAAAGGCACAAGAACAGTATTGGGAAAACTGGCTTGGCAGTTGTATAggtcaggggtgggcaaagttggctcttctatgacatgtggacttcaactcccagaattcctgagctagcatgattggcttttgaattctgggagttgatgtccacaagttgtagaagagccaactttgcctacccctggtatgaGTGAACAAGAGCTGGGTATTCAAGTTGAACATGAGCCAATAGCATGATTCAACTGCTAAAAAGCAAATGCTATTTAGGGCTTTACTAACATAAAATTGAATCTAGATTATAGAAAATAACGATCTCATTCTACACTTacaatactatgttcagttctgcaCATTGCAGCCTAAAAACAACAATGACAAACTAGAGCGAATTCAGAAGGCTTCTATGTACAGGTAGCCGACCTACTGTatgacacaattgagcccaaaatgtatgtagctaagtgagacattagttaagtgaatttttccgcattttacaacctttcttgccacatttcttaagtgaatcagtgtAACTGTTAAGtttgtaacacggttgttaaataaatatgtctaccccagaggtgggctgctaagctgGAACGGTGATGTGCATTcatccccatggctctgagtgctagcagagtccagtgcaagtaggctactgcatctgggcaggtagcgaaatcgcacgCCACGGGCACACCTGTATGTCCGGGTGCGTTTTTGAtacctgtccaggtgcagtagataattgcgctggactccgctagcactggGACGAGCcaatgtcaccgttccaccttagcagcccacctctggtctactcccattgactttgcttatcagaaggtcacggAAGGAGGTCCCATAACCCCGGAACACtgcaaatatgagtcagttgtcaactgtcagaattttgatcatgtcattCTGTGGgtgctacaatggttgtaagtatgaaaaatgatcatgagtcacttttttcactaccATTGTAACTTCTagtggtcactaagcaaacctttgtaagttcaggactacctgtaatgcagAGATCAGAAACCTATTATCTATAAGTTAAGCCTGTACAAGAAATTCAGCTGAAGAAAGATGGATATCTTCAGATAAAGTAACtttgtgaaaatatctctttttcATTCATTCGTAGCTGGTATGCTAGAGGGGAGCCAATTCCTATTTAAATGCAGTATAAGAGTTATGAGGCATCAACCAAGTTTCTATTACCAAAAGAAACTAAGATTTTCCCTGCCAGCATTAAAATGTATATTCATAACAGTATTTACCTGTACAAATGCAACGCCAGCCATCAGAATCACTAATGAAAGCCATTGATATACACCTAATTTCTTACTGAGCATTGACACGGAAAATAATGCAGTTGTGAGGATTTTCAGCTGGTATGTGACCTacaaaggtaaaagaaaaaaaaaaatacaatagccCATGATTTGATTTCGGAGTTTTAACAATAAGACCCTATCGAAATAAAGTACCTGGTAAGTGGCTGCATCTAGATTTGATAAAGCAACATAGAGCAGGTTATTCTGCAGAGTGTAAATCCCGGAAGGAATAGCAAGTTTAAGCGTCTCCATTGGTTTGTTAAGAATTTCATCATGTAACACTCTGTTCAGAGTTCGCAAACTGCACTCTATGCAAAGAGAAAATGCAACATATATTTTTGGTTAGAAGGCAGCCTATCTGTTTTAATCACTTTGTAGCTAAACATTTTAATGCTTTTGTGTGGGACGTGTGATTTGTAAGGGACTGGCATATTTTAAACTTATGAAGGACCTAGATTCCCCTCCTTCTTGTCACTATTTTCATTTCCTTAAATAATGAACACAGGCAGACACAGCTAGACCATAATCTAACAAGTGAACTTGTGTTCCTATGTCTAAGTTGTATTTTCACAGTATAACTGtgaaagtctgtggagaggggcggcatacaaatcaatcaatcgatcaatcaatcaattaatcgatcgaacgaacgaacgaatgaacaaataaataaataaataacctacaATGTATAcagatagccctcaacttacaactacaacTGGAACTGGAATCTTGTTCATAACTCATTACAGTCCTAAGTCGAGTCGCCAGATCTGATTTTACAGCCGTTTTTACTGCAGTCATATGTAGAGTCACTGTAATTGTGAGTTGAGTAATGCATTTTAAGTGCAAATCCACCAAAAACCGTCATAAATTGTGATCACCTGTCTGCAACAGGTTATAAATACAAACTACCGGTAGTTGCTAGGTCCCTGAGTTGCAATCATATCATtgcagagtgtgtgtgtgtgtgatgttttGCAGCAGTCAGGAGTGCTTCACAGGCCATAAAACACTCTTTCTGGGGCTATTGTGTTATTGTGCACACTTTTCAAAGCTGTTATTAATTCAAACTGTCATTAAGCAAAtggttgcaaatcaaggactCTTTGTAGTGTGAATTCCCAGAAAATAGCTTATTACCATATATCATTCAAGGCACTGATGAATCAAATTGGAATCCCCCCTTCCTGGCAACTACACTCCATAACCTTATGTTCCccttctgtaaatattttcaagtttAGGTAACTTAAGTTTGTATTCACTATGTAAACCTTTTAAAAACTGATCTACAATTTCCAAGTCCTCtttgtatgctttttaaaaataaatatacttaTTTGGCAAATGCATTGGTTTTACTCCTGGGAAGGCATCTTATTAACGCATTATAATATCTAAAGATAATACTGAGCTACTTACTGCTGTCTTTGTAAACCAACAAAATGCAAGCCgtaatttttaaaagttcagcaaTGACCACTGCAGTTGAAGATAAATAGCGAGGTCCCTCTTCTTTCAGTGTTCGAGAATATCGCATAGTCAACACCAAACTAGTTGTCTGGAAGACTAATATGCCCAAAGAAAGGTATTTTAAGTTGGTAGACATAGCTTGACAATCACCTTcctgaaaaagaaagacagaagaggGAGATAATTAATTGTAGAGATTACTTTGTCATGTgaccatcactccgtggactgcattggctaccgatcagttttcaggcacaattcaaagtgttggttatgacctataaagtcctacatggcacagggctagattatctccgagaccgccttctgccacacgaatcccagcaactggtgaggtcctacagagttggcctccttagggtcccgttgacaaaacaatgtcggttggcgggacctaggggaagagccttctctgtgggagccccggccctctggaatcaactccccccagaggttcgcactgccccctccttctttgccttccgaaagagcttaaaaactcatctttgccgccaggcttgggattcttagatcttccc
Coding sequences:
- the SLC35A3 gene encoding UDP-N-acetylglucosamine transporter isoform X1 produces the protein MQGKSPRGGQKWRDGREGDCQAMSTNLKYLSLGILVFQTTSLVLTMRYSRTLKEEGPRYLSSTAVVIAELLKITACILLVYKDSKCSLRTLNRVLHDEILNKPMETLKLAIPSGIYTLQNNLLYVALSNLDAATYQVTYQLKILTTALFSVSMLSKKLGVYQWLSLVILMAGVAFVQWPSDLQTTTAKELSAGSQFVGLVAVLIACFSSGFAGVYFEKILKETKQSVWIRNIQLGFFGSIFGLMGVYIYDGELVSKNGFFQGYNKLTWIVVVLQALGGLVIAAVIKYADNILKGFATSLSIILSTLISYFWLQDFVPTSVFFLGAVLVIVATFLYSYDPKPTGNPIKA
- the SLC35A3 gene encoding UDP-N-acetylglucosamine transporter isoform X2; the encoded protein is METQKEKFVVEEGDCQAMSTNLKYLSLGILVFQTTSLVLTMRYSRTLKEEGPRYLSSTAVVIAELLKITACILLVYKDSKCSLRTLNRVLHDEILNKPMETLKLAIPSGIYTLQNNLLYVALSNLDAATYQVTYQLKILTTALFSVSMLSKKLGVYQWLSLVILMAGVAFVQWPSDLQTTTAKELSAGSQFVGLVAVLIACFSSGFAGVYFEKILKETKQSVWIRNIQLGFFGSIFGLMGVYIYDGELVSKNGFFQGYNKLTWIVVVLQALGGLVIAAVIKYADNILKGFATSLSIILSTLISYFWLQDFVPTSVFFLGAVLVIVATFLYSYDPKPTGNPIKA
- the SLC35A3 gene encoding UDP-N-acetylglucosamine transporter isoform X3, which encodes MSTNLKYLSLGILVFQTTSLVLTMRYSRTLKEEGPRYLSSTAVVIAELLKITACILLVYKDSKCSLRTLNRVLHDEILNKPMETLKLAIPSGIYTLQNNLLYVALSNLDAATYQVTYQLKILTTALFSVSMLSKKLGVYQWLSLVILMAGVAFVQWPSDLQTTTAKELSAGSQFVGLVAVLIACFSSGFAGVYFEKILKETKQSVWIRNIQLGFFGSIFGLMGVYIYDGELVSKNGFFQGYNKLTWIVVVLQALGGLVIAAVIKYADNILKGFATSLSIILSTLISYFWLQDFVPTSVFFLGAVLVIVATFLYSYDPKPTGNPIKA